In a single window of the Streptomyces cinnabarinus genome:
- a CDS encoding ATP-binding protein yields the protein MRGEHITPQVRAPAEARRAVAHAVAAHCRATGAPCDREGVQDALLVASELTTNAILHGGGVTDFRVDLVEPGVRVSVSDRSERLPVVTRPGEAGLHHRYGGHGWPIVCRLASDVHVSVLPAGGKRISAVVPLA from the coding sequence ATGCGCGGGGAGCACATCACGCCACAGGTGCGCGCACCGGCCGAGGCACGCCGGGCCGTCGCGCACGCGGTCGCCGCACACTGCCGCGCCACCGGCGCGCCCTGCGACCGCGAAGGCGTCCAGGACGCACTGCTGGTCGCCTCGGAACTCACCACCAACGCCATCCTGCACGGGGGCGGAGTCACCGACTTCCGCGTCGACCTGGTCGAACCGGGCGTCCGCGTCTCGGTGAGCGACCGCAGCGAACGGCTGCCGGTGGTCACCAGGCCCGGCGAGGCCGGGCTGCATCACCGCTACGGCGGTCACGGCTGGCCGATCGTGTGCCGCCTGGCCAGCGATGTCCATGTGTCGGTGCTGCCCGCGGGCGGAAAACGCATCAGCGCCGTCGTGCCGCTCGCCTGA
- a CDS encoding aminotransferase class I/II-fold pyridoxal phosphate-dependent enzyme has protein sequence MKGDHERAPVLEALTDYHRQGRTAFSPPGHKQARGADPAVREILGDAVFLGDVLASGGLDDRLTRGQVLQRAEQLMAEAVHADHTFFTTCGSSLSVKAAMMTVAGPHEPLLIGRDAHKSVVSGLILAGIEPVWVEPRWDAERHLAHPPSPADFDRAFAEHPGAKGALVTSPTPYGACADLAALADVCHRRGLPLVVDEAWGAHLPFHPDLPSWAMDAGADVCVTSIHKMGSGLEQGSVFHLQGDLVPPQVLKARADLLGSTSPSVLIYAGLDGWRRQMALHGKELMGGALERAAWLREAVEGIDGMHVNDRDDFCGAGLARDLDPLIVMIEVDGLGMSGYRAADWLRQYRAIDVQLSDHRRIGAQITHGDDEETTGELLAALKDLADAAPGLRPVPAVEVPSPAEFRLEQAQLPRDAFFGPTEDVPASAAAGRIAAEMITPYPPGIPAVLPGERLTEPVLRYLLTGRDAGMNLPDPSDPYLETIRVTAVPE, from the coding sequence ATGAAGGGTGATCACGAGCGGGCACCGGTGCTGGAGGCACTGACGGACTACCACCGCCAGGGACGGACGGCGTTCTCGCCGCCCGGGCACAAACAGGCGCGGGGAGCGGACCCGGCGGTCCGGGAGATCCTCGGGGACGCGGTGTTCCTCGGGGACGTGCTCGCCTCGGGCGGTCTGGACGACCGGCTCACGCGCGGCCAGGTGCTCCAGCGGGCCGAGCAGCTGATGGCGGAGGCGGTCCACGCCGACCACACCTTCTTCACCACCTGTGGCTCCTCGCTGTCCGTCAAGGCGGCCATGATGACGGTCGCGGGGCCGCACGAGCCGCTGCTCATCGGGCGGGACGCCCACAAGTCCGTGGTGTCGGGACTGATCCTGGCCGGGATCGAACCGGTGTGGGTGGAGCCGCGGTGGGACGCCGAGCGGCATCTGGCGCATCCGCCGTCCCCGGCCGACTTCGACCGGGCCTTCGCCGAGCACCCCGGAGCCAAGGGGGCCCTGGTCACCAGCCCCACGCCGTACGGCGCCTGCGCGGACCTGGCGGCGCTGGCCGACGTCTGTCACCGACGAGGACTGCCGCTGGTCGTGGACGAGGCGTGGGGCGCGCATCTGCCGTTCCATCCGGATCTGCCGTCGTGGGCGATGGACGCGGGCGCGGACGTCTGTGTGACCAGCATCCACAAGATGGGCAGCGGCCTGGAGCAGGGTTCCGTCTTCCATCTCCAGGGCGACCTTGTGCCGCCACAGGTGCTCAAGGCGCGCGCGGACCTGCTCGGCAGTACCAGCCCTTCGGTGCTGATCTACGCCGGTCTGGACGGCTGGCGGCGGCAGATGGCGCTGCACGGCAAGGAACTGATGGGCGGGGCGCTGGAGCGCGCGGCGTGGCTGCGGGAGGCCGTCGAGGGGATCGACGGGATGCATGTGAACGACCGGGACGACTTCTGCGGCGCGGGGCTTGCCAGGGATCTCGATCCGCTGATCGTCATGATCGAGGTCGACGGGCTCGGCATGTCCGGGTACCGGGCGGCGGACTGGCTGCGCCAGTACCGGGCCATCGACGTCCAGCTGTCCGACCATCGCCGGATCGGGGCGCAGATCACGCACGGGGACGACGAGGAGACGACGGGCGAACTGCTCGCGGCGCTGAAGGATCTGGCGGACGCCGCGCCCGGGCTGCGCCCGGTCCCGGCGGTGGAGGTGCCCTCGCCGGCCGAGTTCCGCCTCGAACAGGCGCAGCTGCCACGGGACGCGTTCTTCGGGCCCACCGAGGACGTTCCGGCGAGTGCGGCAGCCGGGCGGATCGCAGCCGAGATGATCACGCCGTATCCGCCGGGCATCCCGGCCGTCCTGCCCGGGGAGCGGCTCACCGAGCCGGTGCTGCGGTATCTGCTGACCGGCCGGGACGCGGGCATGAATCTGCCGGATCCGAGCGACCCGTATCTGGAGACGATCCGGGTGACGGCAGTCCCGGAGTGA
- a CDS encoding cyclic nucleotide-binding domain-containing protein, whose product MTKATKLLPALPPPQRERLMALAKEVSFPEDARIFEAGGTADRFWVIRSGAVSLDQRVTSLQRVTVATLGAGDLLGWSWLFPPYQWDFGAEAFSPVRAYEFDAAAVRALSEEDQQLGLILLRQVAEILAHRLETTRGKLMEQYGMRRGSAL is encoded by the coding sequence ATGACCAAAGCAACGAAACTGCTGCCCGCCCTTCCACCGCCGCAGCGCGAGCGGCTCATGGCACTGGCGAAGGAGGTCTCCTTCCCCGAGGACGCGCGCATCTTCGAGGCCGGAGGCACCGCCGACCGCTTCTGGGTGATCCGCTCCGGCGCCGTCTCGCTCGACCAGCGGGTGACCTCGCTGCAGCGGGTGACGGTGGCCACCCTCGGCGCCGGGGACCTGCTCGGCTGGTCCTGGCTGTTCCCGCCGTACCAGTGGGACTTCGGCGCCGAGGCGTTCAGCCCGGTGCGCGCCTACGAGTTCGACGCGGCGGCGGTACGGGCGCTGTCCGAGGAGGACCAACAGCTCGGCCTGATCCTGCTGCGCCAGGTCGCCGAGATCCTCGCCCACCGGCTGGAGACCACCCGGGGCAAGCTGATGGAGCAGTACGGGATGCGCCGGGGCAGCGCGCTCTAG
- a CDS encoding MFS transporter has product MSVDTGEQQKTPQRARRGVRRWAMDTRPLRRPAYRRLWSSTIVTAVGSQLTAVAVPKQIYDITGSSAWVGYASLAGLLPLVVFALWGGAVADSMDRRKLLLITNSGIAVTSVLFWVQAATGLDSVAALMILLAAQQAFFGLNSPARNASIARLVPADELAAANALGSTVMQTGLVAGPLLAGALIPVIGLPELYLLDALALCVTVWAVHRLPPLPPSAGASRRRAGVREIGAGFRYIALHKVLLLSFLADVIAMVLGMPRALFPQLATETYTSYSEGLALGVLFAAIPVGAVLGGLFSGTFSRARRHGSMVIGAVVAWGLAITGFGLSGSLWVAVAFLIAAGVADMVSMVFRGAILLSAATDEMRGRMQGVFTVVVAGGPRLADVLHGTAGSAFGARQAVAGGGLLVVVAMLVLALAVPALRRYRV; this is encoded by the coding sequence ATGTCCGTGGATACCGGCGAACAGCAGAAGACACCGCAGCGGGCCCGCCGAGGCGTGCGCCGCTGGGCCATGGACACCCGCCCGCTGCGCCGCCCCGCCTACCGGCGCCTGTGGTCCTCCACGATCGTCACGGCGGTCGGCAGCCAGCTCACCGCGGTGGCCGTGCCCAAGCAGATCTACGACATCACCGGCTCTTCCGCCTGGGTCGGCTACGCGAGCCTCGCCGGTCTGCTGCCCCTGGTGGTCTTCGCGCTGTGGGGCGGGGCGGTCGCCGACAGCATGGACCGCCGCAAGCTGCTGCTGATCACCAACAGCGGGATCGCCGTCACCTCGGTGCTGTTCTGGGTCCAGGCCGCCACGGGACTCGACTCGGTGGCCGCGCTGATGATCCTGCTCGCCGCCCAGCAGGCCTTCTTCGGCCTCAACTCACCGGCCCGCAACGCCTCCATCGCCCGGCTGGTCCCGGCGGACGAGCTGGCGGCGGCGAACGCCCTCGGCTCGACCGTGATGCAGACCGGCCTGGTCGCCGGGCCGCTGCTGGCCGGTGCGCTCATCCCCGTGATCGGGCTGCCCGAGCTGTATCTGCTGGACGCGCTGGCCCTGTGCGTGACGGTGTGGGCGGTGCACCGGCTGCCCCCGCTGCCGCCGTCGGCCGGTGCGAGCAGGCGCCGCGCCGGGGTCCGGGAGATCGGGGCCGGATTCCGCTACATCGCCCTGCACAAGGTGCTGTTGCTGTCCTTCCTCGCCGATGTGATCGCCATGGTCCTCGGCATGCCCCGCGCGCTGTTCCCCCAGCTGGCCACCGAGACCTACACCTCCTACAGCGAAGGGCTCGCGCTGGGTGTGCTGTTCGCGGCGATCCCGGTCGGCGCGGTGCTCGGCGGACTGTTCTCCGGCACCTTCTCCCGGGCGCGGCGGCACGGCTCGATGGTGATCGGCGCGGTCGTCGCCTGGGGCCTCGCCATCACCGGCTTCGGGCTCAGCGGCAGCCTCTGGGTCGCGGTGGCGTTCCTGATCGCCGCGGGCGTCGCCGACATGGTGTCGATGGTCTTCAGGGGCGCGATCCTGCTCTCCGCCGCCACCGACGAGATGCGCGGCCGGATGCAGGGCGTGTTCACGGTCGTCGTCGCGGGCGGCCCCCGCCTGGCCGACGTCCTGCACGGCACCGCGGGCTCCGCGTTCGGCGCCCGCCAGGCGGTCGCGGGCGGCGGCCTGCTGGTCGTGGTGGCGATGCTGGTCCTCGCCCTCGCCGTCCCGGCGCTGCGCCGCTACCGCGTCTGA
- a CDS encoding LysE/ArgO family amino acid transporter — MSTALATAAAGFGTGLSLIVAIGAQNAFVLRQGIRRDAVLAVVGICALSDAALITLGVAGVGAVVVAWPGALTAVGWIGGAFLICYGVLAARRVVRPAGALRAEGQAAGSRRRAVLTCLAMTWLNPHVYLDTVFLLGSIAADRGELRWTFGLGAALASLCWFAALGFGARLLGPYLSRPVAWRILDGLVAATMLVLGVSLILGS, encoded by the coding sequence ATGTCCACAGCTCTCGCCACGGCCGCCGCCGGATTCGGTACCGGTCTCTCGCTCATCGTCGCCATCGGCGCCCAGAACGCCTTCGTCCTGCGCCAGGGGATCCGCCGCGACGCGGTCCTCGCCGTCGTCGGCATCTGCGCCCTGTCCGACGCCGCCCTGATCACCCTGGGCGTGGCGGGCGTCGGCGCGGTGGTCGTGGCCTGGCCCGGGGCGCTGACCGCGGTGGGCTGGATCGGCGGCGCGTTCCTGATCTGCTACGGCGTTCTCGCCGCCCGGCGCGTGGTCCGGCCGGCCGGGGCACTGCGGGCGGAGGGGCAGGCCGCGGGGTCACGGCGGCGGGCGGTGCTGACCTGTCTGGCGATGACCTGGCTCAACCCGCACGTCTACCTCGACACCGTCTTCCTGCTCGGCTCCATCGCCGCCGACCGGGGCGAGCTGCGCTGGACGTTCGGGCTCGGCGCGGCGCTGGCCAGCCTGTGCTGGTTCGCCGCGCTCGGCTTCGGGGCGCGGCTGCTCGGGCCGTATCTGTCCCGGCCGGTGGCCTGGCGGATCCTGGACGGTCTGGTGGCCGCGACGATGCTGGTCCTCGGGGTGTCGCTGATCCTCGGCAGCTGA
- a CDS encoding LysR family transcriptional regulator ArgP: MVTELPLDQVRTLLAVVDEGTFDAAAAALHVTPSAVSQRVKALEQRTGRVLLVRTKPVRPTESGAVVVRFARQLARLERDARAELGMGGAEEEPTRVSIAVNADSLATWFLDALTAVPPEPRLSFELHREDEAHTAALLREGLVMAAVTSAAEPVAGCSVRLLGRMRYLAAASPDFAERYLDGPLREALPGAPVVTFDRSDELQDAFVRRLRRGRGAAGAVRHRIPTSEGFVSAIAAGLGWGMVPEIQAGGLLRTGRLVSLAPERVLDVPLYWQQWKLDSPALATVAQAVASTAAKSLRP; encoded by the coding sequence ATGGTGACGGAGCTGCCGCTGGACCAGGTGCGGACCCTGCTCGCGGTGGTGGACGAGGGGACCTTCGACGCGGCGGCGGCCGCGCTGCATGTGACACCGTCGGCGGTCAGCCAGCGGGTCAAGGCGCTCGAACAGCGCACCGGGCGGGTGCTGCTGGTGCGCACGAAGCCGGTGCGGCCCACCGAGTCGGGCGCGGTCGTGGTGCGGTTCGCGCGGCAGCTCGCCCGGCTGGAGCGGGACGCGCGGGCCGAGCTGGGCATGGGCGGTGCCGAGGAGGAGCCGACCCGGGTGTCGATCGCGGTGAACGCCGACTCCCTGGCCACCTGGTTCCTGGACGCCCTCACCGCCGTACCGCCCGAGCCCCGCCTCTCCTTCGAACTGCACCGCGAGGACGAGGCCCATACGGCGGCGCTGCTCAGGGAGGGCCTGGTGATGGCGGCGGTGACCTCGGCGGCCGAGCCCGTGGCGGGGTGCTCCGTGCGGTTGCTCGGCAGGATGCGGTATCTCGCCGCCGCGAGCCCGGACTTCGCCGAGCGGTATCTCGACGGGCCGCTGCGGGAGGCACTCCCCGGGGCACCGGTGGTGACCTTCGACCGCAGCGACGAGCTCCAGGACGCCTTCGTACGACGGCTCCGGCGCGGCCGGGGTGCCGCGGGTGCCGTCCGCCATCGGATCCCCACCTCCGAAGGGTTCGTGTCGGCGATCGCCGCCGGGCTCGGCTGGGGCATGGTCCCGGAGATCCAGGCGGGCGGGCTGCTGCGCACCGGGCGCCTGGTCTCCCTCGCGCCGGAGCGCGTCCTCGACGTCCCGCTGTACTGGCAGCAGTGGAAGCTGGACTCCCCCGCGCTGGCGACGGTGGCACAGGCCGTGGCAAGCACCGCTGCGAAGTCGCTGCGCCCCTAA
- a CDS encoding TetR/AcrR family transcriptional regulator, with the protein MPKAVVPEEKRRRRRPTKSGTVLSEALIVETALRLLREHGSAGLTARRLGLALDADPSTLYRYFRGMDDLTLAIGDALIGQALRGWRPTGEWRADLRAVGLRIHAAYLAHPQAALLTTNRVTGRANELAADEAVLDVLRTAGFPLPETVRVYHAFIDQTLAFAALDAASLTLPSASQRADEAMWRSTYARLPRATHPRIAEAAPLLATRMVTSAYPTALEMLLDSAEARLKSG; encoded by the coding sequence GTGCCGAAGGCGGTGGTCCCCGAGGAGAAGCGGCGCCGACGCCGTCCGACGAAGAGCGGCACGGTGCTGTCCGAGGCGCTGATCGTCGAGACCGCGCTGCGCCTGCTGCGCGAGCACGGCAGCGCGGGGCTCACCGCCCGCCGCCTGGGGCTGGCCCTGGACGCGGACCCGAGCACCCTGTACCGGTACTTCCGCGGCATGGACGACCTGACCCTCGCCATCGGCGACGCGCTGATCGGCCAGGCCCTGCGGGGCTGGCGGCCGACGGGGGAGTGGCGCGCGGACCTGCGCGCGGTGGGGCTGCGGATCCACGCCGCCTACCTCGCCCACCCGCAGGCCGCCCTGCTGACCACCAACCGGGTCACCGGCCGGGCCAACGAACTCGCCGCCGACGAGGCCGTGCTGGACGTCCTGCGCACCGCAGGGTTCCCGCTGCCGGAGACCGTGCGCGTCTACCACGCCTTCATCGACCAGACCCTGGCCTTCGCCGCTCTGGACGCCGCCTCCCTGACCCTGCCCAGCGCCTCGCAGCGTGCCGACGAGGCGATGTGGCGCTCGACGTACGCCCGGCTGCCCCGCGCCACCCACCCGCGCATCGCGGAGGCGGCGCCCCTGCTCGCGACACGCATGGTGACCAGCGCCTATCCGACCGCGCTGGAGATGCTGCTGGACAGCGCGGAGGCGCGGCTGAAGTCCGGTTAG
- a CDS encoding saccharopine dehydrogenase family protein — protein MRVLLVGAGGVGTAITRIAARRPFFEAMVVADFDPARSDAAVAHLDDPRFLAERVDAGDQAAVTALLRRHSCDVLLNATDPRFVMPLFRAARTAGATYVDMAMSLSRPHSEHPYAECGVKLGDEQFAEAEEWAKDGALALVGMGVEPGLSDVFARHAADELFDEIEEIGIRDGANLTVDGYDFAPSFSIWTTIEECLNPPVVYEADRGWFTTEPFSEPEVFDFPEGIGPVECVNVEHEEVLLVPRWVDARRVTFKYGLGEEFIGTLRTLHLLGLDRTEPVAVPGPEGPVRVSPRDVVAACLPDPATLGERMRGKTCAGTWVRGVKDGAPREVYLYHVVDNEWSMAEYGSQAVVWQTAVNPVVALELLAGGAWSGSGVLGPEAFPARPFLDLLTAYGSPWGLREQ, from the coding sequence ATGCGTGTACTGCTCGTGGGCGCCGGTGGTGTGGGCACCGCCATCACCCGGATCGCCGCCCGCCGCCCGTTCTTCGAGGCGATGGTCGTCGCCGACTTCGACCCCGCGCGCTCCGATGCGGCCGTCGCCCACCTCGACGACCCCCGCTTCCTGGCCGAGCGCGTCGACGCCGGTGACCAGGCCGCGGTGACCGCGCTGCTGCGGCGGCACTCGTGCGACGTGCTGCTCAACGCCACCGACCCGCGCTTCGTGATGCCCCTGTTCCGGGCGGCCCGGACGGCCGGTGCCACCTATGTCGACATGGCGATGTCCCTGTCACGACCGCACTCCGAGCACCCGTACGCCGAGTGCGGGGTCAAGCTCGGCGACGAGCAGTTCGCCGAGGCCGAGGAGTGGGCGAAGGACGGCGCGCTCGCCCTGGTCGGCATGGGGGTGGAGCCGGGCCTGTCGGACGTCTTCGCCCGGCACGCGGCCGATGAGCTCTTCGACGAGATCGAGGAGATCGGGATCCGCGACGGCGCGAACCTCACCGTCGACGGCTATGACTTCGCGCCCTCCTTCAGCATCTGGACGACGATCGAGGAGTGCCTCAACCCGCCGGTCGTCTACGAGGCCGACCGCGGCTGGTTCACCACCGAACCCTTCAGCGAGCCCGAGGTGTTCGACTTCCCCGAGGGCATCGGCCCGGTGGAGTGCGTGAACGTGGAGCACGAGGAGGTGCTGCTCGTCCCGCGCTGGGTCGACGCGCGCCGGGTCACCTTCAAGTACGGCCTGGGCGAGGAGTTCATCGGGACACTCAGGACGCTCCACCTGCTGGGCCTGGACCGCACCGAGCCGGTGGCCGTGCCGGGCCCCGAAGGGCCGGTCCGGGTCTCGCCCCGGGACGTGGTCGCCGCCTGTCTGCCCGACCCGGCGACGCTGGGCGAGCGGATGCGCGGCAAGACCTGCGCGGGCACGTGGGTGCGGGGCGTGAAGGACGGGGCGCCGCGCGAGGTGTACCTGTACCACGTCGTCGACAACGAGTGGTCCATGGCCGAGTACGGCAGCCAGGCCGTGGTGTGGCAGACGGCCGTGAACCCGGTCGTCGCGCTCGAACTCCTCGCCGGCGGCGCCTGGTCGGGGTCCGGAGTGCTCGGTCCGGAGGCCTTCCCGGCCCGCCCCTTCCTGGATCTGCTGACCGCCTACGGCTCCCCGTGGGGCCTGCGTGAGCAGTGA
- a CDS encoding WhiB family transcriptional regulator, which translates to MDDWRGRAACRHEDPDLFFPIGTSGPALMQTAQAKAVCRRCPVRERCLRWAMDTDQAVGVWGGTSETERLALLRRTAARRGG; encoded by the coding sequence ATGGATGACTGGCGCGGCCGTGCCGCATGCCGTCACGAGGACCCGGACCTCTTCTTCCCGATCGGCACCTCCGGTCCGGCGCTGATGCAGACGGCGCAGGCGAAGGCGGTCTGCCGGCGCTGTCCGGTGCGCGAGCGATGTCTGCGCTGGGCGATGGACACCGACCAGGCGGTTGGTGTGTGGGGCGGCACGAGCGAGACCGAACGGCTGGCGCTGCTGCGGCGGACGGCGGCGCGTCGCGGCGGCTGA
- a CDS encoding sensor histidine kinase produces the protein MRSGIPLRKRLLVRLLIASVLIAVCSVAATAWLAVETTTRALREEQGQVLADDMDVLTRLSGYAATHADWKGVEGSLRELSGRIGRRIALTTPDRRVIADSAPPGTPLPPRAAATVDPLSTDTHTDSGAQRGGIDPRVVGPYRLPAAERARLDALAEERRACYENNGVQATVARTPTGRPTLTDQDGSAVDYVPLECADGRLNTPTATEDKALAELTEHARACLDVRGLDYVEPLFVGVDVTDRRMDTRYVMGKLKEHPYDRAQRQADDCVDQARRAQLDPYVAPAADLFLGVGDRPAARFDLSPANWTKVVGAAGLVLAVTVAVTAVVATRLVRPLRALTAAAQQPPDRHVRVPVTTRDETGILAAAFNELTERRARLEAQRKAMVSDIAHELRSPLTNIRGWLEVTRDGVVDPDPALLSSLHEEALVLQRVIDDLQDLADADAGTLRLHREPVRADELLDQVAAAHRVAADAAGVPLRTAAQGTPWLDADPVRMRQALGNLVSNALRHTPQGGTVTLTARRDGDDVVLEVTDTGTGIAPDELPHVFDRFWRAEKSRSRRTGGSGLGLPIVRHLVAAHGGTAEADSEPGTGSVFTLRLPGGSAPEDT, from the coding sequence ATGAGGTCCGGCATACCGCTGCGCAAGCGGCTCCTGGTCCGGCTGCTGATCGCCTCGGTGCTGATCGCCGTGTGCTCGGTCGCGGCGACGGCCTGGCTGGCGGTGGAGACCACCACCCGCGCCCTGCGCGAGGAACAGGGGCAGGTCCTCGCCGACGACATGGACGTGCTCACCCGGCTCAGCGGGTACGCGGCGACCCACGCCGACTGGAAGGGCGTCGAGGGCAGCCTGCGCGAGCTGTCCGGCCGGATCGGCCGCCGGATCGCCCTGACCACCCCCGACCGCAGGGTGATCGCCGACTCCGCGCCGCCCGGCACCCCGCTGCCGCCGCGCGCCGCCGCCACCGTCGACCCGCTGAGCACCGACACCCACACCGACAGCGGCGCCCAGCGCGGCGGCATCGACCCCCGGGTGGTGGGCCCGTACCGGCTCCCCGCCGCCGAGCGCGCCCGGCTGGACGCACTCGCCGAGGAACGGCGCGCGTGCTACGAGAACAACGGCGTCCAGGCGACCGTGGCGCGCACCCCGACCGGCCGCCCGACCCTCACCGACCAGGACGGCAGCGCCGTCGACTACGTGCCGCTGGAGTGCGCCGACGGACGTCTCAACACCCCCACCGCCACCGAGGACAAGGCGCTGGCCGAGCTCACCGAACACGCCCGCGCCTGTCTGGACGTGCGCGGACTGGACTACGTCGAGCCGCTGTTCGTCGGCGTGGACGTCACCGACCGGCGGATGGACACCCGGTACGTGATGGGCAAGCTGAAGGAGCACCCCTACGACCGGGCCCAGCGGCAGGCGGACGACTGCGTCGACCAGGCCCGCCGGGCCCAGCTCGACCCCTATGTCGCCCCGGCCGCCGACCTGTTCCTGGGCGTCGGGGACCGGCCCGCCGCGCGCTTCGACCTGTCCCCGGCGAACTGGACCAAGGTCGTGGGCGCCGCCGGCCTGGTGCTTGCCGTCACCGTGGCCGTGACCGCCGTCGTCGCCACCCGGCTGGTCCGGCCGCTGCGCGCGCTGACCGCGGCCGCCCAGCAGCCGCCGGACCGGCATGTCCGGGTGCCCGTGACGACCCGCGACGAGACCGGCATCCTCGCGGCGGCCTTCAACGAACTCACCGAGCGCCGGGCCCGGTTGGAGGCCCAGCGCAAGGCGATGGTCAGCGACATCGCGCACGAGCTGCGCAGCCCCCTCACCAATATCCGCGGCTGGCTGGAGGTGACCCGAGACGGTGTCGTGGACCCCGACCCGGCCCTGCTCTCCTCCCTGCACGAGGAGGCGCTCGTCCTCCAGCGCGTCATCGACGATCTCCAGGACCTCGCCGACGCCGACGCCGGAACCCTGCGCCTGCACCGCGAGCCCGTCCGCGCCGACGAACTCCTCGACCAGGTCGCCGCCGCCCACCGCGTCGCCGCCGACGCGGCCGGCGTCCCCCTGCGCACCGCCGCACAGGGCACGCCCTGGCTGGACGCCGACCCGGTCCGGATGCGGCAGGCGCTCGGCAACCTGGTCTCCAACGCCCTGCGTCACACCCCGCAGGGCGGCACCGTCACCCTGACCGCGCGCCGCGACGGCGACGACGTCGTCCTGGAGGTCACCGACACCGGAACCGGCATCGCCCCGGACGAACTGCCGCATGTCTTCGACCGGTTCTGGCGGGCGGAGAAGTCCCGCAGCCGCCGCACCGGCGGCAGCGGCCTCGGCCTGCCCATCGTCCGTCACCTGGTGGCCGCGCACGGCGGCACGGCCGAGGCGGACAGCGAGCCCGGCACCGGATCGGTGTTCACGCTCCGGCTGCCGGGCGGTTCCGCACCGGAGGACACCTGA
- a CDS encoding L,D-transpeptidase family protein, with amino-acid sequence MITPNPRATALLAAALLLSGCGTGAVATTTGAAAPTTSAPQPEISLDLAPQQLPGLGPRTWAQVPSDSRQALVVTGRDKDSPRSTAVLYQRTDAGWEAGREWPAHNALKGWTDHHRLGDLRSPVGVYTLSDAGGLLRDPGTRLPYDHSTGFTLGGTGFEGEPLAGSFDYVIAIDYNRKPGTTPLDWTRPLGADRGGGIWLHVDHGGPTHGCVSLDREHMKDLLLALDPDRNPVVVMGDRAALAR; translated from the coding sequence ATGATCACGCCGAACCCCCGGGCCACGGCCCTGCTGGCTGCCGCCCTGTTGCTCAGCGGATGCGGCACCGGCGCCGTGGCGACCACCACGGGCGCCGCCGCCCCCACCACCAGCGCGCCCCAGCCCGAGATCTCCCTCGACCTGGCCCCGCAGCAACTGCCCGGACTCGGCCCCAGGACCTGGGCGCAGGTGCCCTCCGACAGCCGCCAGGCCCTCGTGGTCACCGGACGCGACAAGGACTCCCCGCGCTCCACGGCCGTCCTGTACCAGCGCACCGACGCGGGCTGGGAGGCGGGCCGGGAATGGCCCGCGCACAACGCGCTGAAGGGCTGGACCGACCACCACCGGCTCGGCGATCTGCGCAGCCCCGTCGGCGTGTACACCCTCAGCGACGCCGGCGGCCTGCTGCGCGACCCCGGAACCCGGCTGCCGTACGACCACTCCACCGGATTCACCCTCGGCGGCACCGGATTCGAGGGCGAACCCCTCGCCGGTTCCTTCGACTACGTCATCGCCATCGACTACAACCGCAAGCCCGGCACCACGCCCCTGGACTGGACCCGCCCGCTCGGCGCGGACCGGGGCGGCGGCATATGGCTGCACGTCGACCACGGCGGCCCCACCCACGGCTGCGTCAGCCTCGACCGGGAGCACATGAAGGACCTGCTGCTGGCCCTGGACCCGGACCGCAACCCCGTCGTCGTCATGGGCGACCGGGCCGCCCTCGCCCGCTGA
- a CDS encoding DUF488 domain-containing protein, whose amino-acid sequence MSVRIRRVYESPEPEDGVRVLVDRLWPRGLSKDAARVDEWPKGLTPSTELRRWYHAGEGSYEEFAGRYEAELSAPEAAELLDHVRELSRKGPVTLLTAAKTPEESHAAVLARLLG is encoded by the coding sequence GTGAGCGTGCGCATCCGCCGCGTCTACGAATCGCCCGAGCCGGAGGACGGCGTCCGTGTCCTCGTCGACCGGCTGTGGCCGCGTGGGCTGTCCAAGGACGCGGCCCGCGTGGACGAGTGGCCCAAGGGCCTCACCCCGTCGACCGAGCTGCGCCGCTGGTACCACGCGGGCGAGGGGTCGTACGAGGAGTTCGCGGGCCGGTACGAGGCGGAACTGTCGGCGCCGGAGGCGGCGGAACTCCTCGATCATGTGCGGGAGTTGTCCCGGAAGGGGCCCGTGACACTGCTGACGGCCGCGAAGACTCCCGAGGAGAGTCACGCGGCCGTCCTGGCACGTCTGCTGGGCTGA